A genomic stretch from Engraulis encrasicolus isolate BLACKSEA-1 chromosome 10, IST_EnEncr_1.0, whole genome shotgun sequence includes:
- the LOC134457208 gene encoding MAP kinase-activated protein kinase 2-like, giving the protein MLSNAQNMNEAGQHPLNQQITQVKPTPQVKKNAITDDYKVTNQVLGMGINGKVLEIFRKSNGEKSALKMLQDCPKARREVELHCKASCCPHIVGIADVYENLYQGKKCLLMVMECMDGGELFNRIQERGDQRFTEREASEIMRSIGEAIQALHAINIAHRDVKPENLLYTSKRPDAVLKLTDFGFAKETTTHNSLATPCYTPYYVAPEVLGPEKYDKSCDMWSLGVIMYILLCGYPPFYSNHGLAMSPGMKKRIRNGQYEFPNPEWSAVSEEAKQLIKLLLKTEPTQRMTITEFMNHPWIKQSMEVPQTPLHTSRVLNEEKHVWEDVKEEMTSALATMRVDYDQIKIKTIEDSSNPLLAKRRKKASSAS; this is encoded by the exons ATGCTGTCCAACGCGCAAAACATGAACGAGGCTGGGCAGCACCCACTTAACCAACAAATCACCCAGGTAAAGCCGACCCCCCAGGTGAAGAAGAACGCAATAACCGACGACTACAAAGTTACGAATCAAGTACTTGGAATGGGCATCAATGGCAAGGTGCTGGAAATATTTCGAAAGAGCAACGGCGAAAAGTCCGCGTTAAAG ATGCTACAGGATTGCCCGAAAGCACGGCGGGAAGTGGAGCTCCACTGCAAAGCCTCCTGCTGCCCTCATATCGTCGGCATCGCAGACGTCTACGAGAACCTCTACCAGGGCAAGAAGTGTCTCCTCATGGTCATGGaatg CATGGACGGAGGGGAGCTGTTCAATCGCATCCAGGAGAGAGGAGACCAGCGATTCACAGAGAGAG AGGCCTCTGAGATAATGCGGAGTATTGGAGAAGCCATTCAGGCCTTACACGCCATCAATATTGCACACAGGGATGTCAAG CCGGAGAACCTCCTGTACACCTCAAAACGACCAGACGCTGTGCTGAAACTTACCGACTTTGGTTTCGCCAAagaaacaaccacacacaactcCCTCGCAACACCCTGCTATACGCCTTACTATGTAG CTCCTGAGGTCCTTGGGCCTGAGAAATATGATAAATCCTGTGACATGTGGTCCCTGGGGGTCATCATGTACATACT tctatGTGGCTATCCCCCTTTCTACTCCAACCACGGCCTCGCCATGTCCCCTGGCATGAAAAAGAGAATCCGTAACGGCCAGTATGAGTTCCCCAACCCTGAGTGGTCAGCGGTGTCAGAGGAAG CAAAACAGCTGATCAAGCTATTGCTGAAGACAGAACCCACACAGAGGATGACCATCACAGAGTTTATGAACCACCCATGGATTAAA CAGTCGATGGAGGTTCCCCAAACCCCTCTCCACACGAGTCGCGTCCTGAATGAAGAGAAGCACGTTTGGGAAGATGTGAAG GAGGAAATGACAAGTGCCCTGGCAACCATGAGAGTGGACTACGACCAGATCAAAATCAAAACGATCGAAGACTCGAGCAACCCGCTTCTGGCAAAGAGGCGGAAGAAAGCCAGCAGTGCGTCATAA
- the eif2d gene encoding eukaryotic translation initiation factor 2D yields the protein MFEKAFRVKSNTVIKGSDRRKLRADISASFPALSPDELSELVPNKDELNVVKVYAHKGDAVTFYVLHKNPIFFQIEKHIYPTVYTLWRYPEMLPALRTWPAVLQKLVGGADLMLPGVVVPSCGLPKVDRGDCCAITVVGNRAPVAVGTVTMSTSDMMNSGMKGRGLNVIHTYMDQLWAFGDKTAPPIIANAEETAEALAREDSGEEEEGGGTGEEEEGGGELHPGPEGMGLTDSNSTCPNIQELSLAEGDTEKGEGVGGEEEEEGDDEQDSRSPQEQMDELLLQCFFHALKAKVKKADLPLLTSTFLRIHMVSCCPGGRQLDIKKSSYKKLSKFLQCMQKDHQLVKVKELSKGVESIVEVDWKHPELRSFVAPEDGGSVDGPNEGGGGGVGGGCEVPYHPPEITAMYMVTARLEPLFTDAQKRKGAALQAAEVRSIITDYVKKNDLVDENNKNFVTINPALCDGLLEKSEYNEIAKLKWDDLFTRTLGKMQQCHQLQLPGQRAVVKKGAVEPIDISVASRGSNKKVTIIKNLEVFGLDPSAVSAALQHRVQASAVLHPAPGAKDRVLVQIQGSQINHVGKLLLDEYHIPRKYIQGLDKVPKAGKKK from the exons ATGTTCGAGAAAGCATTTCGTGTGAagtccaacacagtgataaaaGGATCTGACAG GAGAAAGTTAAGAGCAGATATCTCTGCGTCTTTTCCAGCCCTCTCGCCAGATGAGCTGTCTGAGCTTGTTCCCAACAAAGATGAATTGAACGTGGTGAAAGTGTATGCACACAAAGGGGATGCCGTCACATTCTATGTACTCCACAAGAACCCCATCTTCTTTCAGATTGAGAAGCACATTTACCCTACAG TGTACACCCTGTGGAGGTATCCCGAAATGCTCCCAGCTCTCAGAACCTGGCCAGCTGTTCTGCAGAAGTTAGTCGGTGGAGCAG ATCTTATGCTTCCTGGAGTCGTGGTGCCTTCCTGTGGTCTCCCTAAGGTTGACCGTGGAGACTGCTGCGCCATCACGGTGGTTGGAAACAG AGCTCCAGTTGCCGTGGGAACTGTTACTATGTCGACCTCGGATATGATGAACAGTGGCATGAAAGGCAGGGGACTGAATGTCATCCACACCTACATGGACCAACTGTG GGCATTTGGTGACAAGACTGCTCCGCCCATCATCGCCAATGCTGAGGAAACGGCGGAAGCATTAGCAAGGGAGGAcagtggggaggaggaagaaggaggaggaaccggagaggaggaggagggaggaggtgaacTTCACCCGGGACCTGAAGGCATGGGCCTGACAGACTCCAACTCTACCTGTCCAAACATCCAGGAGCTCAGCCTTgctgagggagacacagagaagggagaaggagttggaggagaggaggaggaggagggcgacgACGAACAGGACTCCAGGTCTCCTCAAG AGCAAATGGATGAGCTTCTGCTGCAGTGTTTCTTCCACGCCCTGAAGGCCAAGGTGAAGAAAGCAGACCTCCCCCTGCTGACCAGCACCTTCCTCAGGATCCACATGGTCTCCTGCTG CCCGGGTGGGAGACAACTCGATATTAAGAAATCCAGCTACAAAAAG ctgtcTAAGTTTCTGCAGTGCATGCAGAAGGACCACCAGCTGGTGAAGGTGAAGGAGCTGAGCAAAGGGGTGGAGAGCATCGTGGAGGTGGACTGGAAACACCCcga ACTGCGGTCTTTCGTCGCACCAGAGGATGGTGGTTCAGTGGATGGCCCaaacgagggaggaggaggaggtgtaggaggggGGTGTGAGGTGCCATACCATCCCCCTGAGATCACTGCCATGTACATGGTTACGGCTCGCCTGGAGCCTCTCTTCACAGACGCACAGAAAAG gaagGGAGCAGCACTGCAGGCTGCAGAGGTGAGGTCCATCATCACCGACTACGTCAAGAAGAACGACCTGGTTGATGAGAACAACAAAAA TTTCGTCACAATTAACCCCGCCCTATGTGACGGTTTGCTGGAAAAATCAGAGTACAATGAAATAGCGAAGCTGAAATGGGACGACCTCTTCACCAG AACGCTAGGCAAGATGCAGCAGTGCCATCAGCTGCAGTTGCCAGGGCAGCGAGCGGTGGTGAAGAAGGGGGCCGTGGAGCCCATAGACATCTCTGTGGCCTCCAGGGGATCCAACAAGAAG GTGACCATCATCAAGAACCTGGAGGTGTTTGGGCTGGACCCCTCAGCCGTGTCGGCCGCCCTGCAGCACCGGGTCCAGGCCAGCGCGGTGCTGCACCCGGCCCCCGGCGCCAAAGACCGTGTCCTGGTCCAGATCCAGGGGAGCCAGATCAACCACGTGGGCAAGCTGTTGCTAG ATGAATACCATATCCCTCGAAAGTACATCCAGGGGCTGGACAAAGTACCAAAGGCTGGCAAGAAGAAGTAG